A part of Citrifermentans bremense genomic DNA contains:
- a CDS encoding Ig-like domain-containing protein, which produces MHNLFKLIPVVALSLLMMFSCGCSGGGNSGAAGPTITIGSSNVALSIENTSLNIAGTTTATATFKKVDGTPAAGVAVTFSTTLGTLTPGSGIRTDENGIATVTLTAGSTSGQGQLTASATVDNRLITSTGLFSVNLPPLTLANLRLLDNASGRINYGSSQGIAVDVLDANGNPYTTQSVDVVFTSTMSGQGKASISSPVSTVNGTASTTYTAETASGDDTITASIAGSSKTITFTVIPLTAASISFVSASPATIGVKGMGGVGVQDSSLVTFKVLDTVGNPKANQAVTFALITDVGGVSLSTATGSTDSSGLVSTRVQSGVIAGPVRVRATAVVGSTTLTTQSDQLTIQTGAPAQDGFSISLGNMNPEAFNYDGVNSSVTARLSDHFHNPVPDGTAVYFTTSGGSIEPSCVTVNGACTVNWTSQNPRPVIAGGALANGRAVILAYALGEESFVDLNGNGLADIGLDTIKDDPEAFRDDNESGFRDATETFIDFNGDHLYSAGDGKYNGVLQGSGNSGASISKHVFSNSVLVMSTSEASIVTSTNSLLAPGIFTVTVRDLNGNTMPSGTTITTTAPFGKLTGNTNYTLPQNVGYGVTLSFNLAAAETPKAQSGYITIKVTTPRGLETTKLIAVTGNF; this is translated from the coding sequence ATGCACAATCTGTTTAAGCTAATTCCGGTTGTTGCCTTAAGCCTTTTGATGATGTTTAGTTGTGGTTGCTCTGGTGGTGGCAATTCCGGCGCCGCAGGCCCGACCATCACTATCGGCTCATCAAACGTCGCTCTCAGTATCGAAAATACCTCGTTGAATATCGCCGGGACCACAACCGCCACTGCGACTTTCAAAAAAGTAGACGGCACTCCCGCTGCCGGGGTCGCTGTAACGTTTTCAACCACTTTGGGGACTCTCACTCCCGGAAGCGGTATCCGTACCGATGAAAACGGTATTGCAACAGTCACTTTGACCGCTGGTTCCACTTCCGGACAAGGACAGTTAACCGCTTCCGCGACTGTGGACAATAGACTTATTACCTCTACTGGGCTCTTCAGCGTTAATCTGCCGCCACTGACACTCGCGAACCTGAGGTTACTCGATAATGCTAGTGGCCGTATAAACTACGGTAGCAGCCAAGGTATAGCCGTTGATGTACTAGATGCAAATGGCAATCCTTACACTACTCAATCTGTGGACGTTGTTTTCACTTCGACTATGTCTGGGCAGGGCAAGGCATCTATTAGCTCTCCGGTCTCTACTGTTAACGGCACTGCATCGACTACTTACACTGCTGAAACGGCATCGGGGGATGACACCATTACTGCTTCCATCGCCGGTTCTTCCAAAACGATAACTTTTACTGTTATCCCTCTGACGGCAGCATCGATTTCCTTTGTTTCTGCATCCCCTGCTACCATTGGGGTAAAAGGGATGGGGGGAGTCGGCGTCCAAGACAGCTCACTTGTCACTTTCAAGGTTCTCGATACCGTTGGTAACCCAAAAGCTAACCAAGCAGTAACGTTCGCGCTAATCACCGATGTGGGTGGGGTTTCACTCTCCACAGCCACCGGCAGCACCGATTCCAGCGGTTTGGTCAGTACTAGGGTACAATCCGGTGTTATAGCAGGGCCTGTTCGAGTCCGCGCAACAGCTGTGGTGGGGAGCACTACACTTACCACCCAGTCTGATCAACTTACTATTCAGACTGGCGCGCCCGCCCAAGATGGTTTCTCCATCTCCCTTGGCAACATGAATCCTGAGGCATTCAACTACGACGGCGTTAATTCTAGCGTTACCGCTCGCCTATCCGATCATTTTCATAATCCGGTTCCCGACGGAACTGCTGTCTATTTCACCACTTCTGGCGGTTCTATCGAACCATCCTGTGTCACAGTTAATGGGGCCTGTACGGTCAACTGGACCAGCCAAAATCCGCGTCCCGTTATAGCTGGTGGCGCCTTGGCTAATGGCCGCGCTGTAATTCTTGCTTATGCGCTAGGTGAGGAATCTTTCGTGGATCTCAACGGTAACGGCTTGGCAGATATTGGTCTCGATACTATTAAGGACGATCCTGAAGCTTTCCGTGACGACAACGAGAGCGGTTTTCGGGACGCCACAGAAACCTTTATCGATTTTAACGGCGATCATCTTTACAGCGCCGGCGACGGCAAATATAACGGCGTCCTCCAGGGGAGTGGTAACAGCGGAGCCTCGATTTCTAAACACGTCTTCAGCAACTCTGTGTTAGTGATGTCGACTTCAGAGGCGAGCATAGTGACCTCTACAAACTCGCTTTTGGCACCGGGAATTTTCACAGTTACCGTCAGGGACCTCAATGGCAACACGATGCCATCTGGCACTACCATCACAACGACGGCACCTTTCGGCAAATTGACAGGGAACACCAACTACACCCTACCTCAGAATGTAGGATATGGGGTAACACTCTCCTTCAACCTAGCCGCTGCCGAAACACCAAAGGCACAGTCCGGATACATCACCATCAAGGTCACCACACCAAGGGGACTAGAGACCACGAAGCTTATAGCAGTAACTGGTAACTTTTAG
- the pilO gene encoding type IV pilus inner membrane component PilO, with translation MDPQIEKLLKLPTKEKVALLALVLIVEGGALFYGLHRPKMNELKELKTKQEELQRQIQENRSIANNLPRFKAEYEQLKKDLDNALTELPNQKEIPSLLTSISTLGKGAGLDFLLFRPKPEVPKDFYAEVPVDIAVAGTYFQVADFFVAIGKLPRIVNINNVTVSDIKESNGRTNLKVSCLATTFRFLDPKEKKNEKKPK, from the coding sequence ATGGATCCACAGATAGAGAAGTTGCTCAAGCTCCCGACCAAGGAGAAGGTCGCCCTGCTCGCCTTGGTGCTGATCGTTGAGGGGGGCGCCCTTTTCTACGGGCTGCACCGCCCTAAGATGAATGAGCTGAAGGAGCTCAAGACGAAGCAGGAGGAGCTGCAGAGGCAGATTCAGGAAAACCGTTCCATCGCCAACAACCTGCCGCGCTTCAAGGCGGAATACGAGCAGCTCAAGAAGGATCTGGACAACGCACTCACCGAGCTTCCCAACCAGAAAGAGATCCCGTCGCTTCTGACCAGCATCTCCACCCTGGGTAAAGGGGCCGGGCTCGACTTCCTGCTGTTCAGGCCCAAGCCCGAGGTCCCCAAGGACTTCTACGCCGAGGTCCCTGTGGATATAGCCGTGGCTGGGACCTACTTCCAGGTCGCCGACTTCTTCGTCGCGATAGGGAAACTGCCACGTATCGTCAACATCAACAACGTGACGGTCTCTGATATCAAGGAGAGCAACGGGCGGACCAACCTGAAGGTCAGCTGCCTGGCCACCACCTTCCGTTTCCTCGACCCTAAAGAGAAAAAAAATGAGAAAAAGCCTAAATAG
- the pilQ gene encoding type IV pilus secretin family protein, whose translation MTRYQCRILCHAMALIVLVAVSAGCVKRMTAANEPAQAEASAFATLKSVTVSPDASSVELSSDKPLTYTSYKGGDPTQIIVDISQTEPGAVASPIEVNRGNIKRIELERQPVGGSVVTHLTIVLTKDVDFAVATDPSDKSKLKIYLPVVEPEVKAEPAEAKEAPLAESKIEEKTLTPPAAAPVAEASAAPVKAEASPAAPAPEAKATPAPQKDGGADGGRGLNAVIPGADGVEISIQGGVQTFNSFKLTKPDRIVLDLFKVKNSLSQNVIPVNAFGIANARVGSTPDKVRVVLDAAGDSLPPYEVVKSDLGVKIRLKGKAPAGAKAQASEPPAATPAPATVAPVAAPAAPRAVPAPPAAKVKTEVPHSRLTKGALEGIEFKVVDGVSRVSMKLYGTCEPGQPVRGPQGVTLNIANCQVPKQLQRALDTTQFGTPVLSVTPYQVKVKGSTVTKVLVKLRGNPEFSTSRKGDLLLWDFVNPGPVAVPKLPAAPPAPRAKAPAEPRVAEELVPAPARTSDEMAIPLPSDRPAKKVYTGRRVTLEFSDADVRKIFQLIAEVSNLNFLIADDVTGTISIKLVNVPWDQALDVILDAKGLAMVRQGNIVQIKPRSKMQNQADEELAAKKAAERLMELKTMVFEVNYASVNDVAAQFAMLKSDRGVITKDDRTSRVIVKDIQTALDDMKALLKTLDSPEKQVMIEARIVEATSNFTRDLGVQWGLSYRDGSASVAGISAVDTGFGGVVSAAGPGSTGAGGLGLGMSFGKLTSNIKLDMRLAAAATIGQVKIISTPKVVTLNNKAAKISQGQSIPYQTTSAEGTKTEFVEAALTLEVTPHITSDGSVSMKIKASNNSPGFGSPPPINKKEATTELVVSNGDTTVIGGIYVDSDVESDTGVPFLADIPLLGWLFKSNSKQKTKTELLIFITPKIVL comes from the coding sequence ATGACAAGGTACCAGTGCAGAATTCTATGTCATGCCATGGCACTCATCGTTTTGGTGGCGGTTTCCGCCGGCTGCGTGAAGCGTATGACCGCAGCGAACGAGCCTGCCCAGGCAGAGGCCTCCGCCTTTGCGACACTTAAGTCGGTGACGGTGTCCCCTGACGCCAGCAGCGTGGAGCTCTCCAGCGACAAGCCCCTCACCTACACCTCCTACAAGGGGGGGGATCCGACTCAGATCATCGTCGACATCTCCCAAACCGAGCCGGGAGCCGTGGCCTCTCCCATCGAGGTCAACCGCGGCAACATCAAGCGGATCGAGCTCGAGCGCCAGCCGGTGGGTGGGAGCGTGGTGACGCACCTGACCATCGTCCTCACAAAGGACGTGGACTTCGCTGTCGCCACCGACCCCTCTGACAAGAGCAAGCTCAAGATCTATCTCCCGGTCGTGGAGCCTGAGGTGAAGGCCGAACCGGCCGAAGCCAAGGAAGCGCCGCTTGCCGAGAGCAAGATCGAGGAGAAAACCCTGACGCCGCCCGCAGCGGCACCCGTCGCCGAGGCGAGCGCCGCCCCCGTTAAAGCTGAAGCCTCGCCTGCAGCGCCTGCTCCGGAAGCGAAGGCGACCCCCGCTCCGCAGAAGGACGGCGGTGCAGATGGCGGACGCGGTTTGAACGCGGTGATCCCGGGGGCGGACGGGGTGGAGATCTCCATCCAGGGCGGAGTGCAGACCTTCAACTCCTTCAAGTTGACCAAACCCGACCGCATCGTCCTCGACCTCTTCAAGGTCAAGAACTCGCTTTCCCAGAACGTGATACCTGTCAACGCGTTTGGCATCGCCAATGCCAGGGTGGGATCCACCCCCGACAAGGTGCGCGTGGTGCTGGACGCCGCTGGCGACAGTCTCCCCCCGTACGAGGTGGTGAAGAGCGATCTCGGCGTGAAGATCAGGCTCAAGGGAAAGGCCCCGGCCGGCGCCAAGGCTCAGGCTTCTGAGCCCCCGGCAGCGACGCCCGCTCCGGCAACGGTTGCCCCTGTCGCGGCCCCGGCCGCCCCGCGTGCCGTCCCGGCGCCTCCCGCCGCCAAGGTAAAGACCGAAGTTCCCCATTCGCGCCTCACCAAGGGTGCGCTTGAAGGTATCGAGTTCAAGGTGGTCGATGGCGTCTCCCGCGTCTCCATGAAGCTTTACGGGACCTGCGAGCCTGGGCAGCCTGTGCGCGGGCCGCAAGGGGTTACGCTCAACATCGCCAACTGCCAGGTTCCCAAGCAGTTGCAGCGTGCGCTCGACACCACCCAGTTCGGCACTCCGGTGCTTTCGGTGACGCCCTACCAGGTGAAGGTCAAGGGGAGCACGGTCACCAAGGTGCTGGTCAAGCTGCGCGGCAACCCCGAATTCAGCACCAGCCGCAAGGGAGACCTCCTCCTTTGGGACTTCGTGAATCCCGGTCCTGTGGCAGTTCCCAAACTCCCCGCCGCACCGCCTGCACCGCGGGCAAAGGCCCCGGCCGAGCCTAGGGTCGCCGAGGAGCTGGTCCCAGCGCCCGCGCGCACAAGCGACGAGATGGCGATTCCGCTTCCCAGTGATCGCCCGGCCAAGAAGGTGTACACGGGGAGGAGGGTGACCCTCGAATTCTCCGACGCCGACGTCAGGAAGATCTTCCAGCTGATCGCCGAGGTCAGCAACCTCAACTTCCTCATCGCCGACGACGTCACCGGGACCATCAGCATCAAGCTGGTCAACGTCCCCTGGGACCAGGCGCTGGACGTCATCCTGGACGCCAAGGGGCTTGCCATGGTGCGCCAGGGGAACATCGTTCAGATCAAGCCCCGGTCCAAGATGCAGAACCAGGCCGACGAGGAACTTGCGGCGAAGAAGGCGGCCGAGCGCCTGATGGAACTGAAAACCATGGTGTTCGAGGTCAACTACGCTTCGGTGAACGATGTGGCGGCCCAGTTCGCTATGCTGAAGAGCGATCGCGGCGTGATCACAAAGGACGATCGCACCAGCCGCGTGATAGTGAAGGACATCCAGACCGCGCTTGACGACATGAAGGCGCTCCTGAAGACTCTGGACTCCCCTGAGAAGCAGGTGATGATCGAGGCCCGCATAGTCGAGGCCACCTCGAACTTCACCCGCGATCTCGGCGTGCAGTGGGGGCTCAGCTACCGGGACGGCTCCGCTTCCGTGGCGGGCATCAGCGCGGTCGACACGGGCTTCGGCGGCGTGGTTTCCGCGGCTGGGCCGGGGTCAACGGGCGCAGGCGGGCTTGGCCTTGGCATGTCCTTCGGCAAGCTGACCAGCAACATCAAGCTCGACATGAGGCTCGCTGCGGCAGCGACCATCGGGCAGGTGAAGATCATCTCCACCCCGAAAGTGGTCACCTTGAACAACAAGGCGGCGAAGATCTCCCAGGGGCAGTCCATACCGTACCAGACCACCTCGGCCGAAGGTACCAAAACCGAGTTCGTGGAAGCGGCGCTGACCCTCGAGGTGACCCCGCACATAACCTCCGACGGCTCGGTCAGCATGAAGATCAAGGCTAGCAACAACTCGCCCGGTTTCGGGTCGCCACCTCCCATCAACAAGAAGGAGGCGACCACCGAGCTGGTGGTTTCCAACGGCGACACCACGGTCATCGGCGGCATCTACGTCGACAGCGACGTGGAATCCGACACAGGGGTTCCCTTCCTCGCCGATATCCCGCTTCTGGGCTGGCTCTTCAAATCCAACTCGAAGCAGAAGACCAAGACCGAACTGTTGATTTTTATCACACCGAAAATTGTTCTGTAA
- a CDS encoding PilN domain-containing protein, with protein MIKINLLPLRASKKKETIRQQVSILVLSVVGVLVVALSFYGVLRGRISATTAEIANSQSELASLKAKIGTIDNIKKLQVEVKKKLDVLNQLRRAKSGPATRLAALSESLPPKLWLTRYSENGNNVTIGGVAMSEELIAIFMKSLQASGAFSNVELVVSEQNETAGVKAKRFELQVQIAQQKP; from the coding sequence ATGATCAAGATAAACCTCCTCCCCTTGCGGGCATCCAAGAAGAAGGAAACGATCCGGCAGCAGGTTTCGATACTGGTGCTCTCCGTGGTGGGCGTCCTGGTGGTAGCCCTCAGCTTCTACGGCGTCCTGCGCGGCAGGATCTCCGCAACCACGGCCGAGATCGCCAACTCCCAATCCGAACTCGCCTCGCTCAAGGCGAAAATCGGCACCATCGACAACATCAAGAAACTGCAGGTGGAAGTTAAGAAAAAGCTCGACGTCCTGAACCAGTTGCGCCGCGCCAAGAGCGGTCCCGCTACGAGGCTCGCGGCCCTGTCCGAATCGCTTCCACCGAAGTTGTGGCTCACCAGATACTCCGAGAACGGCAACAACGTGACTATCGGAGGCGTCGCGATGAGCGAGGAGCTGATCGCGATCTTCATGAAGAGCCTGCAGGCTTCAGGTGCCTTCAGCAACGTCGAGCTGGTGGTTTCCGAGCAGAACGAGACGGCCGGCGTCAAGGCGAAACGCTTCGAACTGCAGGTCCAGATCGCGCAACAAAAGCCGTAA
- a CDS encoding pilus assembly protein PilP has product MRKSLNSTALMLLLVALCGAGCKKEEAPPPPPAKPRPAPLPKPAPLQAQLSSATNTGASLDFSKKTDPFKSQAPVVAKPQPGSQGTGGRGGVSAPSGDVLPIQSFEVTKFKVAGIIAGLRENQALVIDPNGKGYVVRAGMAIGNANGRISRITSSSVEVVERYRDGGGRTKSRTIVLTLPKKR; this is encoded by the coding sequence ATGAGAAAAAGCCTAAATAGTACCGCGCTGATGTTGCTGCTCGTGGCTCTTTGCGGCGCCGGCTGCAAGAAGGAAGAGGCCCCGCCTCCGCCGCCTGCCAAACCCCGTCCGGCGCCCCTGCCCAAACCGGCTCCGCTCCAGGCTCAGCTCTCGTCGGCGACCAATACCGGCGCCTCGCTTGACTTCAGCAAGAAGACGGACCCGTTCAAATCGCAGGCCCCTGTGGTGGCGAAGCCTCAGCCGGGATCTCAGGGGACCGGGGGACGAGGCGGTGTGTCGGCCCCATCGGGTGACGTGCTTCCGATCCAGAGCTTCGAGGTGACGAAGTTCAAGGTCGCCGGGATCATCGCCGGTCTCAGGGAGAACCAGGCGCTGGTAATCGACCCCAACGGCAAAGGTTATGTAGTGCGGGCAGGTATGGCGATCGGCAACGCCAACGGCCGCATTTCCAGAATCACCTCCTCGAGCGTGGAGGTGGTGGAGCGTTACCGCGATGGCGGTGGCCGCACCAAGAGCAGGACTATCGTGCTTACGCTGCCCAAGAAAAGGTAA